A window of Variovorax sp. HW608 genomic DNA:
GCCTTCAGCCGCCGGTGCCGGCAAGTTGCCAGTGCAATCGCTCGAAGGCGCTGGCCGCGCGATCGTTGGCCCCCAGGCCGAGGATGACGCGCCGGCCATGCTCGATGAGACGACCGGCGCGGTAGATGAGCTCCTGCATCACCGTCTTGATGCGCCGGCGCTTGGCCGCGTGACGCACTGGCGCATTCGGCCCGTGCAGCCCGGCCTGGCCCATCAGGCGCAGGATGTTCATGGCCAGCGCCGCGAGCTCGCACACCAGGTAGTTGGTATTGAACTTGCCCGAGGGCAGCCGCTCCAGGTCGAGGTCGGTCTTGAACTCGGAATGGAACTGCTCGTGCGTGCCGTGGTCGGCGTACAGGGCGATGACGGTCTTCGCATCGAACTGTCTGGCCTCCAGGCTCGTGCTCCAGCCGTCCAGCGTGAACTTGGGTTCGATCAACAGCTGCCCCTTCGCATCGATGGTGCGCTCGGTCAGGCGCAGCACGCGGCGCAGCGGCCGCTCGATGCCTTCGATGGACAGCGATTCCTCCCACACTGTCACGCGCTTGCCCGCGCGCGGATGCTCCCAGAGCGTGGCTGCGTCGGCATCGAGTCGCTCGGCCAGCGCCACCACGTGGGTGGTGCGCGGATTCCATTTGATCAGCCAGTCCACCTGCGGCTGGCCGGCATGGTTATAGGACTCGATGACGCGCATCAGCGCCGCCGAGTCGAAGCCAGAATCCAGGCGCGCCAGGATCGGCGCCTTCGGGCCCGCCGCACTCAGGCGCTGCGCCATCGGGATCACGCGCTCGAAGTTGAATTGTGTCTCCGACGCCGAGTGCTGCACGCCCGGGCGCAGCGCCAACTCCAGGCAGAACCCGTGCGAGCCCAGATAGGCCGCCAGCGGACAGTAGCCATCGACCCCGGCATAGGTGCGCCCCACGCCGTCCTTGGCGGTGCCGCCGTTGTCCATGGCGAACGTATCGACATCCAGCGCCACCCAGCCGCAAGGCAGCACGCCGTAGTCCGGGCGCGCGCCAGCCAGCAGTGTCTCGATCAGCGGCGGCATGAAGTCAAACAGGTCGCCCGCGCGGGCATCCATGCGCTGGCGCAGCGTCGGGCTCGAAGGCAGCAGTTTGATGCCCAGTGCCTGCTTGAAGAACGCATCACCGCGGAAGTTCTCGATCGCATCGAAATCGCTCTTGCCCTGCACCAGCAGCCCGACGTAGCTGCGCAGGATGTCGCTGTTGGCCACGCCGCCGACGACGCGCAGCGCGGTGTCGATGTGCCTGAACACCGGGGCGAGTCGCTTCAGGTGGTGTCCCACCAGGGCCAACCCCGCCACGGGCGTGAGGTCGTAGTCGAGTTGCTTGACGATGAAGGGGCGCATTGGAGGTTGACTCGGGTGCTGTGTCTTGCAACAGCAGCATTAAACGCGCCACATCGGTCATGCCCCTGATCAAACCCCCTCGAATCGACCCCCACCCTCAGGGTGAGCCACCTTCACTCTCGCGCTCACGGATTCAGGTTCCAGCCATGTTCTTGATTCTTGAATGCCTTCAGTTCATTGATTCGAATCCATGCCTGTAGGCTGAACACCAATCTTTCAAATGCAGGTCGGCTTCTGGCCGAACGCGCCATATCGCGCAGGCCCTCACCGTCTTCCGTTGAGGGCAGCAAGCACGTACTCAAACAATTCGGTCGCTCGATTCGTTGAGCCAATAGCACCGTGACTGCGAGCTTCCGCCTTGTGCTCAGGGGCATTCGAGCCTGCATAAATTACGAACGGCGTCTGATTGCCAGAGCTGCGAAGTCTGTCCAAAAGGGTGTATCCCGCCCGTGAGTCCGGCGGCCGTCCCATATCAGAAATGATGACATCGAATTGCTGCTTAGAAAGCAGCTTGAGGGCTTCCTCGGTCGAGGTCGCGAGTACAAACGAGATGCCTAAAGCTTCCAGCGACTGACGCTCAAAAATGTTATTTTCCGGCCGGTCGTCGACCCAGAGCACGGTAGCGGCACTGGCACGACGGATGACTCGAGCATTGACCGCGTCTGCAACAACAGCTGCCGCCTCCCTTGCATTCCGCGCGGCAGACTCAGGTGTTGTTTCGGCATCGGGGCGGGCGACGGATGCAGCTACAAGTGCCGCAGATGCCTCGGCTTGCTTCCTCTTCGCGGTGGCCTCAAAACCTCCCCCTTTGAAGGAAAACTCACCCAAGCCGTAAAAGAACTCCTTGAGCGCCGGCGAGAACTTCACAAGGACGACGACAAGAACAACCGGCCAAATAGATACGCCCAACAGCTTTGTAAGGGCCTCAGTTACCTTGACGAACTCGTCGACATTCATGGGACCTTCCTCTGCTCGTCACTGCTGCGGGCTGACATTTTGAGCCAAGAGCAATCTGTCATTTCTAGCCTGCGCGCCGACGAGGCGTCGACTCAGACGCGGTACCGAATCCTGCCATAGCAAGCGGGTCCGTGCTGGTGTGGAATGTCCCCAAGAAGAAGGAGGCCGCTGAGCTCAGCGCATGTTGCATTCTTATGTTTCTGCGGGACTGTGCTCCATTTGCGAACGACTGGTGATGGCCAGGTGATGGCCGAACTGAGACACACGAAGCATCCCTCGCGACATTGTCCGGCGCTCGCGTCCACATGAACCCTGGCCTGCCAGATGGCCGCAGAAGTACGCGCAACCGGCGTCACCCGGATGACGTCTTGATGAGCGGACGTTTCAAGAAAAACTACGTTCACGCGGAGCGCTGGCGGTGACGACGATCACCGGCGCCTCTCTGCCGGCATGGGACGCCGGCCCAGTTCAACTGCAACGGCCATGGCCACGCCGCGGCGAGTCAACTTGAATTCGACACGGCTGCCGGGTGCCAGCATCGCCGTCTCGTTGATGAGGGCCGTGGCATCGGCGATGCTTTTGCCATTCATCGCAGTGACGGTATCACCCACGCGCAACCCGGCTTTCTCGCCCGGCCCTCCGCGCTGAACCTTCTCTACCACCGCGCCGGATGCATCGGGGGCGCCGCGTTTGGCATCGCTCGCGACCACGCCGATCCAGCCTCGCTCGACGCGCCCATGCGCGATGATCTGGTCCATCACCTCGCGCGCCAGGCTCACCGGGATTGCGAAGCCGATGCCCTGGGATCCTCCGCTTTCCGAGTAGATGGCCGCATTGATACCGACCAGGTTGCCGTCGATGTCCACCAATGCGCCGCCCGAGTTTCCGGGGTTGATCGCCGCGTCGGTCTGGATGAAGTTCTCGAAGGTATTGATGCCGAGCCGGTTGCGGCCGGTTGCGCTCACGATGCCCTGGGTCACGGTCTGTCCGACCCCGAACGGGTCGCCCACGGCAAGCACGATGTCACCCACCTGCACCGAACCCGGCTCCGCGAACGTGATCGGCGGGAGGTCCTTTGCATCGACCTTCAGCACCGCGAGATCGGTGTCGGGGTCGCGGCCGAGCAACTGCGCGTCAGCCACCTTGCCGTTCGGCAGCATGACGGCGATCTCGGTCGCACCGTCGACCACGTGGTTGTTGGTCAGGATGTAGCCCTGCGCCGCGACGATCACGCCGGAGCCCAGGCTCAGCGAATCCTGCCCGCGCCGGCTGCGCCGGCTCGACGCGCTGCGCGTGTAGATGTTGACCACCGAGGCCGACGCCTTGCGCGCTGCCGAACGATAGCCCGTGTCGCGTCGCCCGAGGATCGTGCTCGCCAGCGATGAACTGCCGCCTGCCTCGTGAATCGTGACGACGTCGTTGCGGGCGGGCGGCGACGCGGCGGGGCCGAAGGCATGCCAGGCGATCAGCAGGCCGGCCCCCACGGTCACGGCCTGGGCGAGCAGCATCCACAGTCGATGCAGGGTGATCGAATTGGCTTTCATTCAAGCTGGCTCAGGTACTTCAGGGCAAGCGGCAAGCGTAGCACGCACGCGCCGGCGCAGCACTGAGGGCGGGCCTGCTCTTGAGCAGCCCCATGCCCCACCCCGCCGGGCTCCAGGCATACCGGGGCCGCTCAGTGCGTCGAGCTGCGCGCGCGGGCGCGGAACTCGCGCGGCGCGAGGCCGGTGTGCTTGCGGAAGAACCGGCCGAAATAGGCTTCGTCGACGAAACCCAGGTCGCTCGCGAGGCGCTTGATGCTCACGTCGGTATAGACCAGCTCGCGCTGCGCCTCGTGCACCAGCCGCGCGTGCAGCACCGCGAGGCTCGACGTCCCGAGGACTTCGCGGCACAGCCGCGTGAGCTGTCCCGCGGTGATGCCGAGCTCGGCGGCGTAGTCCTGCAGCGGCAGGTGCTGCTTGAAGCGCGCATCGACCAGCGCGCGGAACTTCTGGATCTGCCCGTGCTTGCGCGAATCGCGAAGCATCGGCGTTGCCGCGTCGACCTGCCGCAGGCGCGCCACCTGCACCAGCAGCGCGGTGATCAGCGACAGCGCGGCAGCCACCTGTCCGATCGAGCTTCGCCTCGATTCGCGCTCGATCGCCAGGAAGATCGGCATCAGCGCATCCATGGCCGCGTCCTGCGCGGCGAGCGACATCACGAGGGGCTTGCGGATGTTGTCGACCAGCTCCGGCATGACCACCTGCGCCAGCGATTCGAGGGGCCGCTGCGCCGCGGTGACCACCGGCCCGTCGGTGTCGGACGCGAAGTGGAATCCATGCACGGTTTGTGCAGGAATCAGGATCAGGCAGGGCGCGCGTTCGCTGATCCGCGCATGGTCCACCTGCACCTGTGCCGCGCCCTGCTGGAGCAGCAGGATCTGCACGAAGGCGTCGTGCGTATGGGGCTGGATCTCCCAGTTGTAGCGGCTCGAGCGTGCGGGAATCCATTCGAAATCGAATGTCGACTGCCAACTGGGTTGGGCCTGATCGCCGTAGAGCGAGTAGTTCGGAATGACTCTTGGCATAGTGGCAATGCGCAGGCAGGAAGGCCGGAATTGTCCTGTTGTTGGCACGAATCGTCAAACCGTGGCCGGGGGGTGCGCCGAACAATGAAGCCGTGGACCCCAGGAGACATCGATGACAACAAACCAACCATTCAGCGGCGCATGGCTGGCGCTCGAAGACCAGGTCGCGGTCGTCACCGGCGCGGCCAGCGGCATCGGCGCCGCGGTCGCGCAATCGCTTGGCGACGCGGGCGCGAAGGTCGCGCTGCTCGACCTCGACGGCAAGGGCGCGGAAACGATCGCCTTGCAGCTTCGGTCGCAGGGCCGAAGGGCCATTGCCATCGAGTGCGACATCGCGAGCGAAGGCAGCGTCGCCAAGGCCGCGCAGCAGGTGGGCCGTGAACTCGGCGCCTGCAGCGTACTGGTCAACAACGCGGGCATGCTGCGCGCCGGTGAGCTCGCGGACGTGAGCCTCGATGCATGGAACCAGGTGCTGGCGGTCAACCTCACCGGCTACCTGCTGTGCGCGCGCGCCTTCTCCAAACCGATGCGCGATGCGCGGTGCGGCAGCATCGTGAATGTCGCGTCGATCTCGGCGCTGCATCCGCAGACCGGCAGCGGCGCCTACAGCGCGAGCAAGGCCGGCGTGCTGCTGATGTCGCGGCAGATGGCCGTGGAGTGGGGTCCGCTGGGCGTTCGCAGCAATGCGATCTGCCCGGGAATGATCCGCACCGCGCTTTCCGCCACCTTCTACGAAGAGCCCGGCTTCGAGGCGCGCCGCGCGCAGGTGACCGCAAGCCGCCGCATCGGCGAGCCGCAGGACATCGCCGACGCCGCGCTCTTCCTTGCGAGTCCGCGCTCGGCGTACGTGAACGGCGCCGAACTCGTGGTGGACGGCGGCATGTCCAGCATGTTGATGGACATGGTGCCCCGCCCCGGCTTCAACCGCACGCCGGCAACCGCCTGAGCCCATTCCACACTCCAAGGAGACAGAGAATGACCCACGAACGCGAATGCGACCTGCTGGTGGTCGGTTCCGGCGCGGCCGGCCTGGCCTGCGCGATCACCGCGAAGAAGCGCGGACTCGACGTGATGGTGATCGAGAAGGAACCCGTCTTCGGCGGCACCACGGCCCTTTCGGGCGGTGTGCTGTGGATTCCGCTGGCGCCGCACGGCCGCAAGCAGAATCCCGCCGACACGCGCGAAGCGGTGCGCGAATACCTCATGCGGGAGACGGGCCGCTTCTTCGATGCGGCGACGGTCGATACCTTCCTCGACAACGGGCCGAAGATGGTCGAGTTCTTCGAGCGCGAGACCGAGATGAAATTCGTGCAGACGCTTTATCCCGACTATCACTGCGACGAACCCGGCGGCGCGCAGATCGGCCGTTCGATCCTCGCGGCGCCGTACGACATCCGCGGTCTCGGCAAGGACATGAAGCGCCTGAAGCCGCCACTCGCGACCATCACCTTCATCGGGATGATGTTCAACTCGTCGAACGCGGACCTCAAGCACTTCTTCCGCGTGACGAAGTCGCTCACCTCCTTCCTCTATGTCGCGCGCCGGCTGGCCACGCACCTGAAGGAGCTGCTGCTCTATCGCCGCGGCATCAACGTCACGAGCGGCAATGCGCTCGCGGCGCGGCTGGCCAAGTCGGCGCTCGACCTCGGCATCCCGATCGAGACCGGGGCGCCCGCGCGCAGGGTGCTGATGGAAGACGGCCGCGCGGTCGGCCTGCAGGTCGAAGGGCCCGGCGGCATGCGCAACATTCGCGCACGGCACGGCGTGGTGCTCGCCTGCGGCGGCTTCCCGCATGACGTGCGGCGCATCGCCAAGGCCTATCCGCACGTGGCACGGGGCGGCGAACACCTGTCGCCCACGCCGGTCGGCAACACCGGCGACGGTGTCGCGATGGCAGAAGCTGCCGGCGGCACGGCGGACATCCGTTTCGCAGACAGCGCAGCCTGGATGCCGGTGTCGCGCGTGCCCTACGCTAACGGCGAGTTCGGCGTGTTCCCCCATCTGCTCGACCGCTACAAGCCCGGCGTCATCGGCGTGCTCAAGAACGGCAAGCGCTTCACCAACGAATCGAACTCCTACCACGACGTCGGCGCGGCGATGATCCGCGCTTGTGCCGACCAGAAGGAAACAGCGATGTGGCTGGTGGTCGACAAGACCGCGCTCGCGAAGTACGGCCTCGGCTACGTGAAGCCTGCGCCGATGCCGGTCGGACCGCATCTGCGCAGCGGCTACCTGATCAAGGGCCGCACGCTGGCCGAGCTCGCGCAGCGCGCCGGCATCGATCCGGCGGGACTGGAAGCGACCGTGCGAGCCTACAACGCGGGCGGCGCCGCGCAAGGCAAGGACCCCGCCTTCGACCGCGGCCGCAGCGCGTTCAACCGCTACCTGGCGGACCCGGAACACCGGCCCAACCCCTGCGTGGCGCCGATCCAGACCGGGCCGTTCTATGCGGTGAAGGTGGTGATGGGCGACCTCGGCACCTTCGACGGCATCCGCACGAGCCCGGTCGGCGAAGTGCTCAGGCAGGGCGGCTCGCCGATCGCCGGCCTCTATGCCGTCGGCAACGACCGCGCCAGTATGATGGGCGGCAACTATCCGGGCGCCGGGATCACGCATGGCCCGAACATGACCTTTGCGTACGTCACTGCCAACCACGTCGCGGACCTGGCCGCGAAGCCCACGGCAGCGGCACCAGTGACCCCGCCCGCACGCCAACTGGAGCCCGTCGCATGAACCTCATCGCAAGACCCTTCGTGGACCATCGCGTCTACACCATCGCACTGCGCAAGATGCCGGAATTCCTCGACGTCTTCGACCGGCTCGCGATGCCCATCCTGATGCAGACGCTCGGCCATCCGCTCGGCTTCTACACGAGCTTCGTCGGCCCCCAGAACCAGTTCGTCCACCTGTGGGCCTACGAGAGCCTGGCCGACTACGAAGCGCGCTGCCGGGCCCGCGACACGCATCCGGATTTTCCGGCCTACCTGCAGGCCTCGGCGCACCTGATCACCGCGCAGGAGACGCGGCTCGTTCGTGCCGCGGATCTCCCGAGCGTGAGAAGCCTCATTCCACAGCAACAGCGCTGAAGAAGCGCGCCGGCATCACAGCGAGCTGCTTCGCGATGCGGGGCGCGAAGCCCATTTCGGCGAGCACGTCGCGCGTGAGATCGATGCCGGGCGCGATCTCGAAGATTTCCACGCCCTCGGGCCCGAGCCGGAAGCTCGCGCGTTCGGTGAGATAGAGCACTTCCTGGCCGCGAACGATCGACTGCGGGCCGCTGAAGGTGATCTGGTCCACACGCCGCACCAGCTTCTTCACGGCGCCCTGCTGCATCACCCGCATCCGGCCGTCGCCGGTGGCGAGCTTCACGCCCTTCGCCGCGAAGGTGCCGCAGAACACCACCTTGCGCGCGTTCTGCGCGATGTCGATGAAGCCGCCCGGCCCGACCGTGAAGCCGCCGAGGCGCGACACGTTGACGCTACCTTCCTCGTCGAACTCGCCGAAGCCGAGGAAGGCGATGTCGAGCCCGCCGCCGGCGTAGAAGTCGAACTGCGTCGCGGCGTCCAGCATCGCGCTGGCATTGCGCGCATAGCCGAACAGCTCGCCATCCATCAGGAGGCCGCCGTAGGTGCCGTGCTCGATGGTCTGGTAGATGCGGCCGCTGTCGCCGCGCAGCGCGACGAGCCGCGCCACCGCGTCGGGCACGCCGACGCCGTAGTTGACGACCGGGCGCTGCTTGCCGGTGTTCAACAGCTCCTCGGCGGCGCGGCGCGCCACGGCCTGGCGCTCGCCGAAGGCCTCGGCGGCCCCGGCCTTCTCCATCGCGTGGTCCGTGGCTTCGCTGTCAAGGCGCGCGGCGCCGGTGAGTTCGCCGGAGAACGCCGGATCGAACGGAATCGCGTAGCTCGTGGCCTGCGCGGGATCGACCACGATCGCATCGACCCAGGCCGCCGGAATGCGCACCTCGCGCGCCTTCAGCGAGCCGTTGGGCACCCGCTCCTTGACCTGCACGATCACCTTGCCGCCGCTGTTGCGCGCCGCGAGCGCGAGCGATTGCGCGTCGAGGTTGGCGGCCTCGTGCTCGAAGCTGATGTTGCCGTCCTCGTCGGC
This region includes:
- a CDS encoding IS1380 family transposase, which translates into the protein MRPFIVKQLDYDLTPVAGLALVGHHLKRLAPVFRHIDTALRVVGGVANSDILRSYVGLLVQGKSDFDAIENFRGDAFFKQALGIKLLPSSPTLRQRMDARAGDLFDFMPPLIETLLAGARPDYGVLPCGWVALDVDTFAMDNGGTAKDGVGRTYAGVDGYCPLAAYLGSHGFCLELALRPGVQHSASETQFNFERVIPMAQRLSAAGPKAPILARLDSGFDSAALMRVIESYNHAGQPQVDWLIKWNPRTTHVVALAERLDADAATLWEHPRAGKRVTVWEESLSIEGIERPLRRVLRLTERTIDAKGQLLIEPKFTLDGWSTSLEARQFDAKTVIALYADHGTHEQFHSEFKTDLDLERLPSGKFNTNYLVCELAALAMNILRLMGQAGLHGPNAPVRHAAKRRRIKTVMQELIYRAGRLIEHGRRVILGLGANDRAASAFERLHWQLAGTGG
- a CDS encoding response regulator, with amino-acid sequence MNVDEFVKVTEALTKLLGVSIWPVVLVVVLVKFSPALKEFFYGLGEFSFKGGGFEATAKRKQAEASAALVAASVARPDAETTPESAARNAREAAAVVADAVNARVIRRASAATVLWVDDRPENNIFERQSLEALGISFVLATSTEEALKLLSKQQFDVIISDMGRPPDSRAGYTLLDRLRSSGNQTPFVIYAGSNAPEHKAEARSHGAIGSTNRATELFEYVLAALNGRR
- a CDS encoding S1C family serine protease, which codes for MKANSITLHRLWMLLAQAVTVGAGLLIAWHAFGPAASPPARNDVVTIHEAGGSSSLASTILGRRDTGYRSAARKASASVVNIYTRSASSRRSRRGQDSLSLGSGVIVAAQGYILTNNHVVDGATEIAVMLPNGKVADAQLLGRDPDTDLAVLKVDAKDLPPITFAEPGSVQVGDIVLAVGDPFGVGQTVTQGIVSATGRNRLGINTFENFIQTDAAINPGNSGGALVDIDGNLVGINAAIYSESGGSQGIGFAIPVSLAREVMDQIIAHGRVERGWIGVVASDAKRGAPDASGAVVEKVQRGGPGEKAGLRVGDTVTAMNGKSIADATALINETAMLAPGSRVEFKLTRRGVAMAVAVELGRRPMPAERRR
- a CDS encoding helix-turn-helix domain-containing protein, which gives rise to MPRVIPNYSLYGDQAQPSWQSTFDFEWIPARSSRYNWEIQPHTHDAFVQILLLQQGAAQVQVDHARISERAPCLILIPAQTVHGFHFASDTDGPVVTAAQRPLESLAQVVMPELVDNIRKPLVMSLAAQDAAMDALMPIFLAIERESRRSSIGQVAAALSLITALLVQVARLRQVDAATPMLRDSRKHGQIQKFRALVDARFKQHLPLQDYAAELGITAGQLTRLCREVLGTSSLAVLHARLVHEAQRELVYTDVSIKRLASDLGFVDEAYFGRFFRKHTGLAPREFRARARSSTH
- a CDS encoding SDR family NAD(P)-dependent oxidoreductase, whose product is MTTNQPFSGAWLALEDQVAVVTGAASGIGAAVAQSLGDAGAKVALLDLDGKGAETIALQLRSQGRRAIAIECDIASEGSVAKAAQQVGRELGACSVLVNNAGMLRAGELADVSLDAWNQVLAVNLTGYLLCARAFSKPMRDARCGSIVNVASISALHPQTGSGAYSASKAGVLLMSRQMAVEWGPLGVRSNAICPGMIRTALSATFYEEPGFEARRAQVTASRRIGEPQDIADAALFLASPRSAYVNGAELVVDGGMSSMLMDMVPRPGFNRTPATA
- a CDS encoding FAD-dependent oxidoreductase, whose protein sequence is MTHERECDLLVVGSGAAGLACAITAKKRGLDVMVIEKEPVFGGTTALSGGVLWIPLAPHGRKQNPADTREAVREYLMRETGRFFDAATVDTFLDNGPKMVEFFERETEMKFVQTLYPDYHCDEPGGAQIGRSILAAPYDIRGLGKDMKRLKPPLATITFIGMMFNSSNADLKHFFRVTKSLTSFLYVARRLATHLKELLLYRRGINVTSGNALAARLAKSALDLGIPIETGAPARRVLMEDGRAVGLQVEGPGGMRNIRARHGVVLACGGFPHDVRRIAKAYPHVARGGEHLSPTPVGNTGDGVAMAEAAGGTADIRFADSAAWMPVSRVPYANGEFGVFPHLLDRYKPGVIGVLKNGKRFTNESNSYHDVGAAMIRACADQKETAMWLVVDKTALAKYGLGYVKPAPMPVGPHLRSGYLIKGRTLAELAQRAGIDPAGLEATVRAYNAGGAAQGKDPAFDRGRSAFNRYLADPEHRPNPCVAPIQTGPFYAVKVVMGDLGTFDGIRTSPVGEVLRQGGSPIAGLYAVGNDRASMMGGNYPGAGITHGPNMTFAYVTANHVADLAAKPTAAAPVTPPARQLEPVA
- a CDS encoding NIPSNAP family protein, translated to MNLIARPFVDHRVYTIALRKMPEFLDVFDRLAMPILMQTLGHPLGFYTSFVGPQNQFVHLWAYESLADYEARCRARDTHPDFPAYLQASAHLITAQETRLVRAADLPSVRSLIPQQQR
- a CDS encoding acyl CoA:acetate/3-ketoacid CoA transferase, which encodes MTNSNSGKFMTAREAAALMRDGDTVGLMGGGGGLMEATHLFEAVQARYLETRSPRGLTVMHALGIGDKKTKGMNCFAHEGLVKRVIGGHWVWSPAMQRLAEEEKIEAYILPGGVSSQLMREIGAGRPGLFTHVGLGTVCDPRQGGGRMNASAREDLAEVVQMDGREYLRYKPFPIHVALVRASAADEDGNISFEHEAANLDAQSLALAARNSGGKVIVQVKERVPNGSLKAREVRIPAAWVDAIVVDPAQATSYAIPFDPAFSGELTGAARLDSEATDHAMEKAGAAEAFGERQAVARRAAEELLNTGKQRPVVNYGVGVPDAVARLVALRGDSGRIYQTIEHGTYGGLLMDGELFGYARNASAMLDAATQFDFYAGGGLDIAFLGFGEFDEEGSVNVSRLGGFTVGPGGFIDIAQNARKVVFCGTFAAKGVKLATGDGRMRVMQQGAVKKLVRRVDQITFSGPQSIVRGQEVLYLTERASFRLGPEGVEIFEIAPGIDLTRDVLAEMGFAPRIAKQLAVMPARFFSAVAVE